A window from Ornithorhynchus anatinus isolate Pmale09 chromosome X4, mOrnAna1.pri.v4, whole genome shotgun sequence encodes these proteins:
- the NANOG gene encoding homeobox protein NANOG, with the protein MSAQLALPSYQPCPPDVAHAGPYFPEGGWAPQPEAYPAAPPFLPFQMPGAEKGRPDPELSPASSCSEKVSQSTPDSATSPSAHPSSPQAWPGSQAEEDQTKGQMKKSKIRTAFTQTQLNTLNRRFQTQKYLSPQQIRDLAMSLNLTYKQVKTWFQNQRMKSKRDRKDNLWTGRRVSMVQNGSLPATYMSLYSALQHSYLVNPATGNLPPWAGQAWASEPQGFVDGVGQQQQHPAEASQPFAKAMVGNYPPQQAALTFSSPGAADCLPAFPTDLPLAHIKAEDSYSDPTFLAAHSQFPDTSGLHLYQP; encoded by the exons ACGCCGGGCCCTACTTCCCCGAAGGCGGCTGGGCACCGCAGCCCGAGGCCTACCCGGCCGCTCCGCCCTTCCTGCCCTTCCAGATGCCAGGAGCGGAGAAGGGCCGGCCCGATCCAG AGCTTTCTCCGGCTTCGTCCTGCTCCGAAAAGGTGAGCCAGTCCACCCCCGACTCGGCCACAAGCCCCAGTGCCCACCCGTCCTCCCCGCAGGCCTGGCCCGGCAGCCAGGCCGAGGAGGACCAGACCAAGGGGCAGATGAAGAAGTCAAAGATAAGGACCGCTTTCACCCAGACTCAGCTGAACACCCTCAACCGGCGGTTCCAGACCCAGAAATATCTGAGCCCCCAGCAGATCCGGGATCTGGCCATGAGCCTAAACCTCACTTACAAGCAG GTCAAGACCTGGTTCCAGAACCAGAGAATGAAGTCTAAGCGGGATCGGAAGGACAACCTGTGGACAGGCCGGAGAGTCAGTATGGTTCAG AACGGCTCTCTGCCTGCCACCTACATGAGCCTGTACTCGGCCCTGCAACACAGCTACCTGGTGAATCCTGCAACGGGGAACCTCCCGCCATGGGCGGGCCAGGCCTGGGCCAGCGAGCCTCAGGGTTTTGTGGATGGggtcgggcagcagcagcagca ccctgccGAGGCCAGCCAGCCTTTCGCCAAAGCCATGGTGGGGAACTACCCGCCCCAGCAGGCGGCCCTGACCTTTAGCAGCCCCGGGGCTGCagactgccttcctgccttccccacGGACCTGCCGCTGGCGCACATCAAGGCGGAAGACAGCTACAGCGACCCTACGTTTCTAGCTGCTCACTCCCAGTTCCCAGACACGAGTGGCCTCCACCTGTACCAGCCATAA